The sequence below is a genomic window from Sinorhizobium meliloti.
CATACAGCGACAGGCCGATCCCATCATGCCAAAGAGCTTTTATCAGTCGGCCGCTGCGCCCCCGAAAGACGAAGACATCGCGCCGTTGAACGGTTATGTGGGGTGCCACATAACCGTTCAACGGCGCGCTTTCCGTCTTCCGGGCCAAACGAGCGGACAGAGTGAAGATCGTCTGGTGGGACGGCTCCGGCGTCTGCCTTTATGCAACAATCGGCGTTCATACTACACCTCTTTTCTCGCCAGTTGATGTTTTTGGCTCAGTGTGCGTTTGTCGGCGCGCAGCAGCGCGATCTTCAAGTTGGTTCCATCGGCTGCATTGCTTTCGCGGCAGGTCTCCCTCAGGCATTTCGTATAGGCTGTAGTGTCCATTGTAGGCATGTCTGGTGACGAGGCCATCCCGGAAACCGGGGGCGCAATCATCTCGGAACGAAGGGGCGGCTAGGTCGTTGCCGTGTTAGGAACACGCGTTGCGGAAACCATCTTGGCCAGTGGTCATGTGCGACGCACACACAAAGGCCGCACATATGGAAGCAAGCGATCCAATCAAAAAATCTGTAAAAAACACTTGCAAGTGGGAGCCGTCCACATATGGAACTACGCCGCCTGAACGGCCGCGGCTTGTCGCTTACGGCTCCACAGCCGTCAACGCTTTCGATCCGGCCACAATTTGGGCTGGCAGCAATGTTCAAGCCCCAAGTGCCCTCTCTACCAGCTTCACCCAGTAGGCGATGCCATAGGGAAGCGCCTCGTCGTTGAAATCGAAAGCAGAATTATGCCACGTAGGTGTCAGTCCATTGCCTATCATCATATAGCTTCCCGGCCGGACGGCTGACATGTAGGAGAAATCTTCCGAGCCCATCGACAAGGGATAGTTGTCGCTGACAGAGGCGCTTGTAACAAGGTCAGTGGCCGCCTTGATCGCAAGCTCCGTCTCAGCCTGATGGTTGAAGGTAACCGGCTCGAGGCTTCGATACGCGAACTCGTAATTACCGCCGAAGCCACGTGTGATTGCTTCAACACAGTCACGTATTCTCTGTCCAGCTGATGCTCCTAGTTTCTCCGACGCAGTGCGAACAGTACCCTTCAGGGCAACACGGTCCGGGATCGTGTTATAGCCCTCGCCAGCGTGAAAGCTGGTGACTGTCACCACAAGCGAATCAAGTGGATCGATAGCGCGGGACACAATAGTCTGCAGCCCCAAGACGATTTGAGACGCCACGACGATTGGGTCGACGCACTTGTGGGGTTCCGACGCATGTCCCCCTGTGCCTAAAATCATGATGTCAAACTCATAGAGCCCAGCAAATAAGGCACCGTACCGAGTTGCGAACGTCCCAATTTCTAGACTTGGATCGCAATGCAACCCAAACACCTGTGAGATGCCGAAACGCTCCATCACACCTGCTTCTACCATCTTCTTGCCACCCAGGCCCTCTTCTTCGGCTGGTTGGAAGATCAGCGCGACCGCGCCCTTGAAATTTCTCGTTCTTGAAAGGTGCTTCGCGGCACCAAGCAGCATCGCTGTGTGTCCGTCGTGGCCACATGCATGCATCTTGCCCGGTATGGCGGATGACCACGGTTTATTTGACGCTTCATGAATCGGCAGGGCATCCATGTCGGCCCTAAGCCCTATAGTGGGCCCTTCCCCGCCTCGGCCCTCAATGAGGGCTACGATACCAGTTTCGGCGATACCGGTTTCGATGTGGTTGATTCCGAACGACGCCAGTTTCTCTGCAACAAACTGAGCAGTCTTCTCCAGCCGATATCCAAGCTCCGGATTTTGGTGAAGATAGCGGCGCCAGGCCGTAGTTTCGCTGTGCAGGTCAATCTGGTCGCTAAACAAGTTCACAGTCGCGCTCCTCAGGTAAAAGCTCTGTTCAGATACAGCGCCTTAGTCTGCGAACGGTCAAATTCAGTTTATCGATTTTTGCGATCTCGGGGCGAGATGGCACTGCGA
It includes:
- a CDS encoding amidohydrolase → MNLFSDQIDLHSETTAWRRYLHQNPELGYRLEKTAQFVAEKLASFGINHIETGIAETGIVALIEGRGGEGPTIGLRADMDALPIHEASNKPWSSAIPGKMHACGHDGHTAMLLGAAKHLSRTRNFKGAVALIFQPAEEEGLGGKKMVEAGVMERFGISQVFGLHCDPSLEIGTFATRYGALFAGLYEFDIMILGTGGHASEPHKCVDPIVVASQIVLGLQTIVSRAIDPLDSLVVTVTSFHAGEGYNTIPDRVALKGTVRTASEKLGASAGQRIRDCVEAITRGFGGNYEFAYRSLEPVTFNHQAETELAIKAATDLVTSASVSDNYPLSMGSEDFSYMSAVRPGSYMMIGNGLTPTWHNSAFDFNDEALPYGIAYWVKLVERALGA